From the SAR324 cluster bacterium genome, the window CCAGATCGCAAAGCGTTCTATTCCTATGCGATTCAGATGCAGTCACATGCCGGACATTTGATCAACACCATCCTCCAGATTCAACGAAGATTTGGAACGCATCCCCAGGAATCAGCGGCCTTGAGAGTTGTCGCAATCAGGGAATTCGGAGGAATTCTGACAATGTGTGTGAGCTGCCATACCGTGTTTAAAAAAACTGAAACAACAGAGGCAAAATGACGACTTCCAGCCATAACCAATCCAATTGCCTCGAATGTCCACACTGGACCGGGGACATCTCAGCCTGTCTGTCGTTTACAAATCCATGGTCCACGAGCAAACAGATTCATTGTTCTTTGCTAAACCGAACCTTTGTGATGGAAATAATGACCCGTCAAAATTCCGAACAACTGGAATCTATCAACGATAAAAGGCCAAAGTTTAGTGAATCCTCAAAAGGAAAAAGATATCTTCATCCCTCCAGATTGGTCTTATCGTAGAGCAATAGAATAATTCGGGCACTAAAAGTAGTGTTGGGAGGTGCTGTCTTTGGTGGGTTTGGATTCCGCAAATTAAAACAATATCATGTCTGTGCCCCGACTTCTTTCCAGATTGAAACAAAGTGGGTGATATTTCCCCATTCATCCTTGATGGGTGTGATGGTTTGATCGACATCAAATAAATCTCCATTTTTGCGTCGATTTTTAAAAGACAATCGGACCACCTTGCCGGAGTGGATTTCTTTCCAGAAAAAATTGTAAAATTTTTCATCATAAATGCCTGATTTTACAATAGAGGGTGTTTTCCCCATCACTTCATGGCGTAGAAATCCCGAGATTTTTTCAAAGGCGGGATTCACAAATTCAATTTTCCCCTGAAAATTAGTAATCACAATGCCATCAGCCGTTTGATTGACTGCATCAGACAATTTCTGCAGTTCTTTTTCTACAATTTTACGTTGTGAGATTTCATATTCCATTTTCTGATTGAGTTTTTGTAATTCCGCAGTACGGCTCACCAGAGCTTCTTCAATGCTCTTTTGCTGTAGCTCAACCTGCACCTGAAGAAACGCATGTGAAATCTGGGCCAGAAGTTCCTCATAGGAATACTGTTTTTTTACATAGGCAAAAACACCATAATTGATAAACCGTTTCAAAAATTCTTTTTCAATATCTTCTGCATGTAAAATCACTTTGGCCCAGGGTTGGTGATGTTTGATGTTATGTACCAGTCTGACACCCTCACTGTCAACCATGCTGGTGATGACCACATCCCACTCATATTCCCGACCGATCAGGGTCACATCTTCCGGAGACTTGCAGAACGTCGGGATGATATCCGTATTGTCCAGCAATTCCTTCAAGGCGAGAACCTGTTCATAATCATTCTCAATGATAAGCAACCGTAATAGTTTCATAGCCAGTCTCAAGAATGTTGAATAGAGTCTTCCAGCACACGGATCCGTTCAAAAAGTTCTTCCAGACGATTGATTCGTGCCTGGGTCTGACGCCATTCGTCAAGAGGTCGTCCCGGCATTCCAGCCACTACGCTTCTATCCGGGGTTTTTGCTGTAATCACGGCTCGAGCGGCTACCGTGACATGATCGCCAACTTCCATATGATCCCTGATTCCTGACTGTCCGCCCAAAATCAGGTGATGGCCGGTTTTGGTGCTGCCACCTACGGCTGTTTGGGCAGAAATCAATGCCTGCTCACCAATATCGACATTGTGAGCAATCTGAACCTGATTATCAATTTTGCTCCCTTTGCGGATCAACGTCTGATTGAATCTGGCCCGGTCAATTGTGGTGCATGAACCAATCTCAACATCATCCTCCAGAACTACAATTCCGACCTGTGGGATTTTAATGTTGATCCCCTGGCGCTGGAAATATCCATGCCCATCCGAACCGATCACTGCACCGGCGTGGATCGTCACCCTGTCGCCGATCCTGCATTCTTCACGGATCACCACATTGGGATAGATCATACAATCCCGGCCAAGGCGTACATTTTCCATAATCACACAGCCAGCATGAATCCAGGTGTTAGCACCAACAATCACCCCCGGATAAATCACTGCGTGAGGTCCAACAGTCACCCCGTCTGCCAATTGTGTTCCGGGATATATCACAGCGTTTGGATGAATGTTGCCATCCGGTTCGGGTTGCGGATGCAACCACTCGGTTATCTGCACATGTAAGGCGAGTGGATCTTCGGAAAATATCAGATGGTGATTGGGACTGTTGATATCAGGAGGAACAATGATGGCAACTTCATTATACAGTGTGTCACTGAAATCCGCATGGGTTTGATGCGCCATTCCCCGTGGAATCGGCACACTGGTCATCCCCATCGGCGAGGTGATGTAACAGATACCTCCGGGAGACAACTGATCCACCCCACAAGCATGAGTCAGAAGGAGATCCCCATTTCCCTGGAAAGGTACTTCAAAATACTCCGACAGTTCTTTAAGTGTGTATTGCATAAACAATCCTGGAAGTGAACATAGGATATTTTTGATTGAATGTACTGAACAGATAAGTACCCGAACAAAGGTTACAGATTTATGGTCGGTAATACAATAATGTTTCAGGATATTCCAGTGAGGTCTTGTCGCAAATGTTTTTTTTATATGGTTTCAACTTGGAGCCTCGATTGAAAAGGTGTTCTACTCCACATAAATGGGAGAGTAAAGCAAGATTTCCATTACACATCAATCGCCTCCAACAGACCCTTTGAAGTGACTATAGTCCTTGTATTATGGCTTGCCAAAAAAGAAGCTTTCTGTTTTAACAGGCTCATCTTCATTGTCTGTGTCCCGTTTATTCACAATGAGGAGAAAACTCTTCACCGGCATGTTTCTGTCTGAACAGGCTGTTACTCAACAACATTGAAAATAGAAGGAGAATCATGAAACTCAAGCACCTCATTTTGGCAGTATTTGTCTTATGGATAACCCCGGTTTATGCCGATACCATTTCTCTACGCGCTGATGAATGGTGTCCTTACAACTGTAGTCCGGAAAGTGCCAAGCCAGGATTCATGATTGAAATTGCCAAAGCCATTTTTACCGGGGCGGGACATCAACTGGATTATCAGATTCAACCCTGGGCAAGAGCCATTGAAGACACTCGCGGTGGAAAATTCAACGGAATTATAGGTGCCTCCAGAGGAGATGCTGAAGACTTTATTTTTCCTGAAAATGAGCAGGGAAGCCAGACTATGTCGTTTTTCGTCAAAAAAGGCGATTCATGGACATACAGCAATCTTGATTCCCTGAAAAATCGGGTCCTCGGTGTCATCAAGGATTATGCCTACAGCGATGAACTGGATCAATACATTGAAGCCAATGCAAAAAACTCCAAGGCTGTGCAGGTCGCATCTGGCGAAAACGCCCTGGAAATCAACGTCAAAAAAATTCTGGGAGGCCGGATTCAGGTCATCCTGGAAGATCCAAACGTAATTGCTGAATATCTCGAAAACAGCAATCAACAGGGAGCCCTGGAGGTAGCTGGTTCACTGGACAAGGACAATCTGTATATTGCCTTTGGTCCCCAAAATCCAAAATCAGCGCAATATGCCAAATTGTTGTCTGACGGAATGAACAGCCTGAGAAAATCAGGAGAACTGAAAAAAATCTTAAGCAAATATGGCATAAAAGATTGGAAATAATGAAAGCCGGGAGAAAATGATGAGAGGATTGGTTGTTAAAATCGGGGTTGGTGTGGCCGTATTGATTTGTATCATCCTGCTACTTTCCGCCGCCCTGAAGATTTATTTATTCTCTCTCAATGTGAATGAAAAATCCATGATCCAGTTGACAGCACAAGAACAACAATCTCGTCTGCAACTGGACAAGGAAGAAAAAGCACTTCAGAGCAAAATCACTCAGACTGTGAATATTCTATCCACGATTCTGGTGGATTCTGTTTATGATTACGCGTCAGAACGAACTGTCAAACTGATCGTGCCCTTTCTGGATGATGACATATTGATGGTGTATGTGCTGAATGATCAGGAGGCCCTTTTCGCAGGCATGGAACGTTCGACGGATGGCACCATGAAAGAACTTTCAGGCCTGGAACAATTATCTGGAGACGCATACACAACCTCAGTGTTGAAACATGATGAGGAATCCATAGGAAATGTGGTTGTGCGCTATTCCAGAGATCGAATCACCGCACTCAAGAAGATCATTGAACAGGAAAGCCTTAAAACCCGGAAAAAAATGCTGGAGGAAAAACAACATGATATCTGGCAGAATATCACGCAGTATTCAATTGAAGGAATCTCTGTTTTTGTTGTGTTGCTGGTGTCCATTTGGTGGTTGACCGTGCGGGTGGTCATTCTGCCAGTCAGGCACTTACAACGACAAGTCCATGAAATGGCCTCCGGTAATCTGAATTTTCAGTTTGATTATCAGACAAACGATGAACTGGGCGATTTAGCACAGTCGCTCGAACAAATGCGTGAAGTGATTCAGCATCGCATCACCAGAACGTTAATGGAGTCCTCTCAGGAACTCTCCCGGGTATCCGGAAATCTGGGTGAGGCCTCCTCAAGTCTGGTTGATGAATCGAAATTCCTTCACCAAAAAAATGATGCGATCATGGGTTCCATCACACAAATCACCCAACAGATTGGAGGTGTGGCGGCGGCAACAGAACAAGCATCCCAAAATATCCGTGAACTCAACAGAACCATTCAGACCTTGAGTGCCAACATTCAACAGGTGGAAAACTCTTCCGGACACATGGATCAGTATATTCAGAACAGTGTTCATCATGTTCAACAGATTTCAAGCGACCTTCAACAAGGCTCCAGGACCGTTTCAGGACTGTCTGAAAAAATGGAAAACATTTACGAAAACACAAACACCATCGTTAAAGTTTCCAATCAGGCGGCCAGGGAGGGAACTCAGGCCTTGGAAGTGACCTATTCGCTGACGGAACGGGCAGGCAACATTTCAAATATTACCCGAATGCTGGAAGACATTGCCGCACAAACAAGCATGTTATCACTGAATGCATCCATTGAAGCGGCAAAAGCTGGCAATGCCGGGCAGGGATTTTCGGTGGTGGCCGCAAGTATCAGACAACTTGCCTCTCAGGCCAGTCAATCCAATGAACAGATTGTCGCAGAAATCGGACAGATTCACCAACTCATCATCACCACACAATCAACCGTGAAAAATGTGAATGATCGTTTGGTTGATCTTGTGAAACATAACAAAGACGTAGCAGAGTTAATTCTACATGAAAATCAGAACATTCATGAGTTTTCTGACCGAATGCGTCATATCATGGAATCCAGCCATGCCATGGTGGATAGTGTGGAAATGGTGAGAAAAGAACTTCTGACAGTCAACGATTCGATCGGACATATCGCTGAGGAAGCTCGTTATTCTTCAGCTAATCTGGATGAAACGACAAGCGGACTGATTGAAATTGCGCAATCCTCTGGTCAGATGCGTCAATCTTCCAACAATGTGAGCCAGACCATTCAAGGGGTTGTGACCGCAATTCAGCAAATCAGCGACATGGCCGAAGGCACCAGAAAACAAGCCACAGAAGTCATACGCATTTCAGAACAACTCGATACGTCGCTGGCCTTCTTCCATCGATCCTGATTCAGGAACATCCCAAAAGTGAAATTTGGCTTGGTCGCATTTTCGGCCATGTGTAAAAAAAACGGTCTTTGATTTACCACTTGTTTGGGTTTTGTCCGGTAGGGGCAGACCTGTGCGGTCTGCTTCCCTTTTTTACTTTGTGTTCTTCGTGTACTTCATGGCTAAAAAAGTATCTGCACAGCTCGAAAAATTTCACGTCTTATCCAGTTTGAAGGCACCATCCCAGTTGGATGGGGTGACGGTATTCTCCCATTGAAAGCTTGTAGAAACGTTGTTGAGCGTGGTGGCAACTCCGGAGAGTGCCTCTGCGTTTTGTTTTAACTGGTTAATTCCTTTATTGATTTCAACAATGGCTGTTTGAATTTTCTGGACATTGTTATTGACCGCTTTGATACTGGTAGACAACTCCGCGTTAGAATGGGCAATTTCTTTGACTCCCGTAGAACCTTCTGAAACATTGCGAGATACGTCACGTGACGCAATAGAAGCTTCAGCGGTGGAACGTGTGATTTCCTTGACTGCCGTGTCCGCATTCTTGACATTGAGAACGGTTTCATTGGCAGTGACTACGATGGATTCAACATTCAATCTGGTTTGCTCTGAGGCCGTACTTTGTTCTCCAACGGATTGAGCAATGGCAAGACTGATGTCAGCGACCTTTGCGATGATCTCGGAAATCGTCTGAGTGCTGGTTAACGATTCGTCCGTATATTTTTGAATTTCTTCAATTTCTTTTGCTATTTCGTTGCTGGCATCGGCTGTTTGATGGGCCAGTTCCTTCACTTCAGCAGCGACTACCGCAAAACCCTTACCTGATTCACCTGCACTTGCGGCCTCGATGGTCGCATTGAGCGCCAGCATGTTGGTCTGTGACGCGATATTATTGATCAGTTGAACAAATCCGCCGATTTTTTTGGAAATTGTTCCTAACTGGTGCATGGCCTTGAGTGTGATCTGAATTCCTTTGTTGGCATTCGAGGAAATGTTCATGGCGTCATTCGTTTTATTGGAAATATCAGCCAAGGCTCCGGATAATTTTTCAATTGTAGCTGCGACTGCGTTAATATCATTGGCAATTTTATCAATGTTAATCGTTACGCTGGACATATTGGTGGAAGATTGCTCGGCAGAACTGGCAATTGTTTGCATATTAATACTGAGTTCGGCTCCCGAAGAACTCACGGCCAGGATATTTGCGGCAGCCTGTTCGGTGGCGGCAGCCACAGTATCCATATTGGAGTTAATCTGTTCTGACGCAGATGCGGTCATTGTCACCTGATTTTCAATAGTCCCGATATTGTTCGCCATTTGAGCGGTAAAATTGGCCAGTTCCTGAGAGGTACTCAACACATTCCTTGCATTATTCTGTAAATATCCAAGCACTTTGGACATTTTCGACAGGGTGAGTTCATAGTCTCTGGCCATCATACCAATCTCATCCTGACGGGAAAGATCCTCTGACGGAAGATGATACTTGAGATTGTTTTCGCCCAATTTATGTAATCCTTGTGACACGCGAAAGATAGGACGTGTGATGGATTCTGCCACAAGAAATAAAATGAAGGCCAGAATCAAGGCAACCACGATTGTGGCGATAATCATGATATTCCGTACATTTTTATAAACACGTTGATAACTTTGGACATCCTGTGCAAACACGATAACTCCAATTTGACGTTGGCTGTAATCGGAAACAGGAAAGGCAAAGTACACATGGTGATCACTTTGAAACGGTTGTGATAACCCCTGACTTCCTTCTTCCAGAAGAGCAAGGGATGTCTGATTCTCAAACAGCTTTTTATCGGTTGAGGTGACATAAACGAATCGGTTTTCCAGTGCCGGGTTGTTCAATGTTTCCTGAAGCTTTGTCGCAATATCTGTCAGTTCATAGTTCATAAACACGGCCAATCCATCCCCTTCCGTTTTGGTGATTTTTTCAAGAATGGGATTAAATTGCGAAAACACTTCTACCGATCCCAAATGTTTGCCATTGGGACTTGTTACAGGAACGATTCCCCGAATGACAAAACCGCCTCGGCCCACTTCAATTCCGATAATTCTGGGTTGTGTCTGCCGGTTAATATTCACCACGGTATGGCGAAAGGATGAAAGATCATCCGAAATATCTTCACCATTGTTCGTTTGCTTTTTTTGCCACACCCGCAACAGACTGCGATTATTGGGCAGATGAAAATGAAGGTAAAAATCTTTCTCTCCTGTATGAGATCTGAAGCCGTCTAATAAGGGATTAAAAAATTCACGAAGTTTTTCTCTGGCCTGTTGTGTCCGTGAATCATGGGGATCGTCAATATTTCCGGAAAGCGCTTGTTGATAGGCCTCAATCACTACCGGGAAGCGACTGAACATGGCCGCCTGGGCCAAGCTGTTTTGCGCTGAACTCCGCAAGGTGTTTTCAATAGCTGTTTTCATTTTTATTGCTTCTGTTTGCATGCGCCCTGATTGCATGGTTGAGATTGTGTTGGTAAAGAAAAAATAAGCCGACAAAATCACAATCAGAATGGTGAGTAATACAGGAACAATAATTTTATTTTTTAAGTTTATACGTAGCATCAGATTGCTCTTTGGCGTTGTTAACGGAAACATCTCAATGTGAGCGTAGTAAAAAGACCAGAACGTCAAATTTTCAAGACTAATTGAGCGTGATGGTTTTTTTACTATCCGGATTGGTTACGGAGTTTCTTCAGGAACAGTCACACAGGCATTATCCACAGCCGCCGCTTGCCGCTTTCTTCTTTTGAAGCTTTACCTTGTGAACTGGTGAATGGTCCGCATGTTCTGAGTGTGGCAGTTCAGGAAATGCGGCAGAGACGCGTTCATCTACGGCACGTGTGAATTGATAGCGCAACGGTTCATTCCCCTTATCATGGATGGCCACACGACGGGCAATCGTTGTCTCGACCTGATACACGTCAAGCCAATGATTGATTCCGCCTTCCAGAATATACAGATTCAATAGCCCATGGGCTTTAAGCAGTTTCCAGGCTTGTGTCGCGCGTTGTTCTTCATTGGAAATTAAAATAATGACAGTGTTTCCGGGATGAGGCGCCAGAGATTTGGCAAAGGATGAATTTTCCAACTGAGCAAGCGATACCAGCCTGGATTCTGACAGATGAAACAGATTGAAATCACTTTCATTGCGAACATCCAGCAGTTTCAGATAGATGGATGTTTCATGCATGAGATTCAGCACTTCAGCAGGCGGAACGTACACCTCACGATTGGATAATTTCAGTATTTCCTGTTCCTGAATCAGGCTCCATTTATCTTGTAGCGTGGGTTGTCCTTTGACTGAGATCAACACAGCGACAGCGATCAGTCCTGCGGATAATATCAATTTTACCCGGTTTCGGGGCATCAGTGATATTTTAGCCAAGGGGATCTTTCCGCCAAAAAACTTTTCACTGATTTCAGCTCCATAAAAGGCGGCCAACGCAATCAGAATCAGTCCCAGCAGTACGATTCCAGCATCAATCCCGAACAAGTCCGCAAGGGTGAAGCGTCCCATGTCGGTGGAGCGCCAGAAAGTGTCAAAAAAACCCACACTTTCACTAAACAGAAAGACGCCGAAGAGTACTCCGAGGACAAAAAACAGTCCGTCAATTTTCAGGGTAGACATGGCCACCACAGAGGTGCCCGGACAGAAACCGCCAATGACAAAGCCCACACCCATGACCAGACCACCTACAATTCCGGGAACCATGTAGGTCGGATTGACCCAAACCCGGTCGAAATCCAGAAATCCGAGGGAGGTGGCCGTAAAAATCAGGGTTGCGGTCACAATGATTCCGGTGAACATGACTTTCAGCACAGTCATGTCTTTAAGATAGAATTGCCCGGCAAGTTTTCGGGAATCGCCAAACCCGGACATTTCCAGAACAGCCCCGAACCCCAGGCCGATCAGCAGTGCGACAACATAGGAACCGGATACGCCCCAAAGTTCAACAAGATCAAACGGTGCCATAACAAACTCCTTTCATTCATGGACTCCTCAGGTCCAAAGTTTTCTGACAAACCAGGCAACCACATATCCGCCGGCAAAGACACACAGCATAAAAACCCAACTCCCAACAGACAAAACCGCACCTCCGCTAAGAGCCTGTCCTGAGGTACAGCCACGGGCAAACCGTGCGCCAAAGCCCATGATGGTGCCACCGGTAAAAGCCATGATCAGACGGGTACGATTCGTGATT encodes:
- a CDS encoding PAS domain S-box protein, with the protein product MKLLRLLIIENDYEQVLALKELLDNTDIIPTFCKSPEDVTLIGREYEWDVVITSMVDSEGVRLVHNIKHHQPWAKVILHAEDIEKEFLKRFINYGVFAYVKKQYSYEELLAQISHAFLQVQVELQQKSIEEALVSRTAELQKLNQKMEYEISQRKIVEKELQKLSDAVNQTADGIVITNFQGKIEFVNPAFEKISGFLRHEVMGKTPSIVKSGIYDEKFYNFFWKEIHSGKVVRLSFKNRRKNGDLFDVDQTITPIKDEWGNITHFVSIWKEVGAQT
- the lpxD gene encoding UDP-3-O-(3-hydroxymyristoyl)glucosamine N-acyltransferase; protein product: MQYTLKELSEYFEVPFQGNGDLLLTHACGVDQLSPGGICYITSPMGMTSVPIPRGMAHQTHADFSDTLYNEVAIIVPPDINSPNHHLIFSEDPLALHVQITEWLHPQPEPDGNIHPNAVIYPGTQLADGVTVGPHAVIYPGVIVGANTWIHAGCVIMENVRLGRDCMIYPNVVIREECRIGDRVTIHAGAVIGSDGHGYFQRQGINIKIPQVGIVVLEDDVEIGSCTTIDRARFNQTLIRKGSKIDNQVQIAHNVDIGEQALISAQTAVGGSTKTGHHLILGGQSGIRDHMEVGDHVTVAARAVITAKTPDRSVVAGMPGRPLDEWRQTQARINRLEELFERIRVLEDSIQHS
- a CDS encoding transporter substrate-binding domain-containing protein, coding for MKLKHLILAVFVLWITPVYADTISLRADEWCPYNCSPESAKPGFMIEIAKAIFTGAGHQLDYQIQPWARAIEDTRGGKFNGIIGASRGDAEDFIFPENEQGSQTMSFFVKKGDSWTYSNLDSLKNRVLGVIKDYAYSDELDQYIEANAKNSKAVQVASGENALEINVKKILGGRIQVILEDPNVIAEYLENSNQQGALEVAGSLDKDNLYIAFGPQNPKSAQYAKLLSDGMNSLRKSGELKKILSKYGIKDWK
- a CDS encoding methyl-accepting chemotaxis protein; the protein is MMRGLVVKIGVGVAVLICIILLLSAALKIYLFSLNVNEKSMIQLTAQEQQSRLQLDKEEKALQSKITQTVNILSTILVDSVYDYASERTVKLIVPFLDDDILMVYVLNDQEALFAGMERSTDGTMKELSGLEQLSGDAYTTSVLKHDEESIGNVVVRYSRDRITALKKIIEQESLKTRKKMLEEKQHDIWQNITQYSIEGISVFVVLLVSIWWLTVRVVILPVRHLQRQVHEMASGNLNFQFDYQTNDELGDLAQSLEQMREVIQHRITRTLMESSQELSRVSGNLGEASSSLVDESKFLHQKNDAIMGSITQITQQIGGVAAATEQASQNIRELNRTIQTLSANIQQVENSSGHMDQYIQNSVHHVQQISSDLQQGSRTVSGLSEKMENIYENTNTIVKVSNQAAREGTQALEVTYSLTERAGNISNITRMLEDIAAQTSMLSLNASIEAAKAGNAGQGFSVVAASIRQLASQASQSNEQIVAEIGQIHQLIITTQSTVKNVNDRLVDLVKHNKDVAELILHENQNIHEFSDRMRHIMESSHAMVDSVEMVRKELLTVNDSIGHIAEEARYSSANLDETTSGLIEIAQSSGQMRQSSNNVSQTIQGVVTAIQQISDMAEGTRKQATEVIRISEQLDTSLAFFHRS
- a CDS encoding HAMP domain-containing protein, whose translation is MLRINLKNKIIVPVLLTILIVILSAYFFFTNTISTMQSGRMQTEAIKMKTAIENTLRSSAQNSLAQAAMFSRFPVVIEAYQQALSGNIDDPHDSRTQQAREKLREFFNPLLDGFRSHTGEKDFYLHFHLPNNRSLLRVWQKKQTNNGEDISDDLSSFRHTVVNINRQTQPRIIGIEVGRGGFVIRGIVPVTSPNGKHLGSVEVFSQFNPILEKITKTEGDGLAVFMNYELTDIATKLQETLNNPALENRFVYVTSTDKKLFENQTSLALLEEGSQGLSQPFQSDHHVYFAFPVSDYSQRQIGVIVFAQDVQSYQRVYKNVRNIMIIATIVVALILAFILFLVAESITRPIFRVSQGLHKLGENNLKYHLPSEDLSRQDEIGMMARDYELTLSKMSKVLGYLQNNARNVLSTSQELANFTAQMANNIGTIENQVTMTASASEQINSNMDTVAAATEQAAANILAVSSSGAELSINMQTIASSAEQSSTNMSSVTINIDKIANDINAVAATIEKLSGALADISNKTNDAMNISSNANKGIQITLKAMHQLGTISKKIGGFVQLINNIASQTNMLALNATIEAASAGESGKGFAVVAAEVKELAHQTADASNEIAKEIEEIQKYTDESLTSTQTISEIIAKVADISLAIAQSVGEQSTASEQTRLNVESIVVTANETVLNVKNADTAVKEITRSTAEASIASRDVSRNVSEGSTGVKEIAHSNAELSTSIKAVNNNVQKIQTAIVEINKGINQLKQNAEALSGVATTLNNVSTSFQWENTVTPSNWDGAFKLDKT
- a CDS encoding YeeE/YedE family protein → MAPFDLVELWGVSGSYVVALLIGLGFGAVLEMSGFGDSRKLAGQFYLKDMTVLKVMFTGIIVTATLIFTATSLGFLDFDRVWVNPTYMVPGIVGGLVMGVGFVIGGFCPGTSVVAMSTLKIDGLFFVLGVLFGVFLFSESVGFFDTFWRSTDMGRFTLADLFGIDAGIVLLGLILIALAAFYGAEISEKFFGGKIPLAKISLMPRNRVKLILSAGLIAVAVLISVKGQPTLQDKWSLIQEQEILKLSNREVYVPPAEVLNLMHETSIYLKLLDVRNESDFNLFHLSESRLVSLAQLENSSFAKSLAPHPGNTVIILISNEEQRATQAWKLLKAHGLLNLYILEGGINHWLDVYQVETTIARRVAIHDKGNEPLRYQFTRAVDERVSAAFPELPHSEHADHSPVHKVKLQKKKAASGGCG